The DNA segment AGCGCCGCGAGCAGCAGCGCGGCCTCGTACGCCGTGTCGAGGCGCGGTTCGTCGCCGATGCGCGCCGCCGCCGTGCGGGACGTGTCCACGACGATGACGATGCGCCGGTCGCGTTCTGGGCGCCACGTGCGCACCATGAGCTTCGCGGCACCTGGCGCCTCGGGATCGGACCTCCGCGCGGTCGCGCGCCAGTCGATCGAGCGCACGTCGTCGCCGCGCACGTACTCGCGCAGCGAATCGAACTCGGTGCCCTGACCGCGCACGAGCATGGGCGTGCGCCCGTCGAGCTCGCGCAGCCGCGTGAGCCGGGCCGGCAGGTGCGCCCTCGAGTGGAACGGCGGCAGCACCCGCAGCCGACCCGGCGCCGCGAGCGTGGCCTGCCGCGCCCAGAGGCCGAGCGGGCCGTGCGAACGGATCGTCACCGCGGCCGAGGTCCGGTCGCCGCGCCGCGTCGGCCGCAGCGCGAGCACGATCCGGCGACCCTCGCCCGACGGGACATCGACGCGGGCCCGGTTGCGGCCCTGCACGCCCGCGGACGGCTGCCATCCGTCCCGGACCTCGGCGCGCAGCATCCGCTCGCCGAGGTTGCGCACCACGAGCTCGGACCGCACCGTCTCGCCCAGCCGCACCCGCGCCGGGAGGTCGCGCTCGAGCGCGACCCGCCGCGGCGACGCCGCGAGCGCGAGGTCGGCGGCCCCGAGCGCGACCACCAGCGCGAGCCACCCGGCCAGCACCGCCCAGGCGACGCCCGGCTCGCCGCCGAGCAGCACCACGGGCACCGCACCGACGGCGAGGAGTGCGGCGAAGCGTCCGGTCAGCGCCACGGTCGGCCTGCCGAGGTCACAGCGGAACCTGCACCTGCTGCACGACCCCGCGCAGCACCTGATCGACCGAGACCCCCTCCAGCTCGGCCTCTGGGCGCAACTGCACCCGGTGCCGCCACGCCGGGAGCAGCATCGCCTGCACGTGATCGGGCGTGACCTTCTCCATGCCCGTGAGCCAGGCCCACGCCTTCGATGCGGCGAGCAGCCCGGCCACCGCGCGAGGCGAGACCCCGAGCCGCATCGACGGGCTGCGCCGGGTCGCGCGCGCGAGGTCGACGAGGTAGGCCAACACGTCGTCGGCGACGCCCACGCGGCGCGCGGCCGCGCGCGCGGCCGCGAGCTCGGCCGGGCCGAGGACCGGCTCGACGCCCGCGGCGGCCAGGTCGTGCGGGTCGAACCCGTCGGCGTGGCGTCGGAGCATCGAGACCTCGGCGTCGCGCTCCGGGACGTCGAGCACGAGCTTGAGGAGGAAGCGGTCCAGTTGCGCCTCCGGCAGCGCGTACGTGCCCTCGTACTCGATCGGGTTCTGCGTCGCGGCCACGAGGAACGGGTCGGGCAGGGGCCGGGTCACGCCGTCGACCGAGACCTGGCGCTCCTCCATCGCCTCGAGCAGCGCCGACTGCGTCTTCGGCGGGGTGCGGTTGATCTCGTCGGCGAGCAGCAGGTTGGTGAACACCGGGCCCTCGCGGAACGCGAACTCGCCGGAGCGCGGGTCGTACGCGAGCGAACCCGTGACGTCGCCCGGCATCAGGTCGGGCGTGAACTGCACGCGCCGGGTCTCGAGCCGGAGCGTTCGGCTGAGCGTGCGGACGAGCAGCGTCTTCGCGACGCCGGGCACGCCCTCGAGCAGCACGTGCCCGTCGGCCAGCAGCGCGATGATGAGCCCGGTCACGGCGCCGTCCTGCCCGACGACCGCCTTGCCCACCTCGGTGCGCACGCGGTCCAGGGCGGCGCGCAGCTGCGCGTCGTCGGGGGTGGGATCGGTCATGGTCGCCTTCCTGTCGTGGGCGGGGCCGCACGGGCCGGGTCCGGTGAGAGTGCGGCGCGCGTGCGCCGTTCGAGGTCGTCGAGCTCGTTCGCGAGCCGCAC comes from the Agromyces marinus genome and includes:
- a CDS encoding AAA family ATPase; translated protein: MTDPTPDDAQLRAALDRVRTEVGKAVVGQDGAVTGLIIALLADGHVLLEGVPGVAKTLLVRTLSRTLRLETRRVQFTPDLMPGDVTGSLAYDPRSGEFAFREGPVFTNLLLADEINRTPPKTQSALLEAMEERQVSVDGVTRPLPDPFLVAATQNPIEYEGTYALPEAQLDRFLLKLVLDVPERDAEVSMLRRHADGFDPHDLAAAGVEPVLGPAELAAARAAARRVGVADDVLAYLVDLARATRRSPSMRLGVSPRAVAGLLAASKAWAWLTGMEKVTPDHVQAMLLPAWRHRVQLRPEAELEGVSVDQVLRGVVQQVQVPL
- a CDS encoding DUF58 domain-containing protein, which translates into the protein MALTGRFAALLAVGAVPVVLLGGEPGVAWAVLAGWLALVVALGAADLALAASPRRVALERDLPARVRLGETVRSELVVRNLGERMLRAEVRDGWQPSAGVQGRNRARVDVPSGEGRRIVLALRPTRRGDRTSAAVTIRSHGPLGLWARQATLAAPGRLRVLPPFHSRAHLPARLTRLRELDGRTPMLVRGQGTEFDSLREYVRGDDVRSIDWRATARRSDPEAPGAAKLMVRTWRPERDRRIVIVVDTSRTAAARIGDEPRLDTAYEAALLLAALASHAGDRVDLLLWDRRLRGRVHGANGADLLARMVDAMADVDAELIEADWAGVPAQVRQVTSRRALVVLLTAADSPGSARGLLAVLPQLTARHRVVVASVADPALADAAERRGDLAEAYAAAAAERSRLDADRVAAAVRRLGADTVAAGPADLPPALADRYLDLKATGRL